From Salvia splendens isolate huo1 chromosome 3, SspV2, whole genome shotgun sequence, a single genomic window includes:
- the LOC121795779 gene encoding replication factor C subunit 3-like, giving the protein MLWVDKYRPKTLDKVLVHEDIAQNLKKLVTEQDCPHLLFYGPSGSGKKTLIMALLRQIFGPGADKVKVENKAWRVDAGSRAIDVELTTVSSTHHVELNPSDAGFQDRYVVQEIIKEMAKNRPIDIKGRKGFKVLVLNEVDKLSREAQHSLRRTMEKYSASCRLILCCNSSSKVSEAIRSRCLNMRINSPTEGEIMKVLEFIGKKESLQLPPGFTDRIAHQSNRSLRRAILLFETCRVQQYPFTSNQAIPPMDWEEYVSEIASSIFKEQSPKRLFEVRGKLYELLVNCIPPEIILKRLLYELLKKLDSELKHEISHWAAYYEHRLRLGQKAIFHLEAFVAKFMSIYKGFLIETFG; this is encoded by the exons ATGTTGTGGGTGGATAAATATCGTCCCAAAACCCTAGACAAGGTTCTGGTCCACGAAGATATTGCCCAAAATCTGAAGAAACTG GTGACTGAGCAGGATTGTCCTCATCTCCTATTCTATGGGCCATCCGGGTCGGGTAAAAAAACCCTTATCATGGCCCTTCTCAGACAAATCTTTGGTCCCGGAGCTGACAAG GTTAAAGTGGAAAACAAAGCTTGGAGAGTTGAT GCTGGGTCGAGAGCAATTGATGTAGAGCTTACAACAGTATCAAGCACACACCATGTTGAACTGAATCCCAGCGATGCAGGATTTCAGGACCGGTATGTGGTTCAAGAGATTATTAAGGAAATGGCAAAGAACCGGCCAATTGACATCAAGGGAAGGAAGGGTTTCAAAG TTCTAGTGTTGAATGAAGTTGACAAACTCTCAAGGGAAGCCCAGCACTCTCTGCGAAGAACGATGGAGAAATATAGTGCATCTTGCCGCCTAATTCTCTGCTGTAATAGCTCTTCCAAGGTCTCTGAAGCCATCCGCTCTCGTTGTCTGAACATGCGTATAAATTCGCCAACAGAAGGAGAG ATCATGAAGGTGTTGGAATTTATTGGCAAGAAGGAATCATTGCAACTTCCACCTGGATTTACTGACCGGATAGCACATCAATCTAATCGAAGCCTAAGGAGGGCAATACTGTTATTTGAGACTTGTCGTGTCCAACA GTATCCTTTTACATCCAACCAAGCTATACCACCTATGGATTGGGAGGAATATGTTTCTGAAATAGCGTCAAGCATATTTAAGGAGCAGAGTCCTAAAAG GTTGTTTGAGGTCCGTGGAAAGCTATATGAGTTACTTGTTAATTGTATCCCTCCAGAAATCATTTTAAAG AGATTGCTTTATGAACTGCTGAAGAAATTGGACTCTGAGCTCAAGCATGAGATCTCTCATTGGGCAGCTTATTAT GAACATAGGTTGCGTCTTGGACAGAAAGCAATATTTCACCTTGAAG CATTTGTAGCCAAGTTCATGAGCATCTACAAGGGTTTCCTCATCGAGACATTCGGCTGA